From a single Gimesia fumaroli genomic region:
- a CDS encoding NfeD family protein: MDYSLIAILALVVTLMLFVAEIFIPSGGLIAVLALTCMAGSAWAAWMAWWATSPSLWWTYVASVVILIPTTLGFAVKFFPNTAWGKKIILEVPTLEEVTAFQEETDHLKSLIGKTGKTQTLLNPSGFVIVDHERLHCESQGMIIEAQTDVEVIAVEGTRLVVKEKQQSSAEKEAAPETKSSQPGDSVAGDALDFEIPET; the protein is encoded by the coding sequence ATGGATTATTCACTGATTGCAATACTGGCATTGGTCGTGACGCTGATGTTGTTTGTGGCGGAAATCTTTATTCCCTCAGGAGGCCTGATCGCCGTGCTGGCATTAACATGTATGGCTGGCTCGGCCTGGGCTGCCTGGATGGCCTGGTGGGCAACTAGCCCTTCTCTCTGGTGGACCTACGTCGCCAGTGTTGTCATTCTGATCCCCACCACACTGGGGTTTGCCGTCAAGTTTTTTCCGAATACGGCCTGGGGCAAGAAAATTATCCTCGAAGTTCCGACACTGGAAGAAGTTACCGCATTTCAGGAAGAAACAGACCATTTGAAGTCTTTGATTGGAAAAACGGGAAAAACGCAAACTCTTTTGAACCCGAGCGGCTTCGTTATCGTTGATCATGAGAGGCTGCATTGTGAGAGTCAGGGAATGATTATCGAAGCGCAGACCGATGTGGAAGTAATTGCCGTAGAAGGAACCCGGCTGGTGGTGAAAGAAAAACAGCAATCATCGGCCGAAAAGGAGGCAGCACCAGAAACGAAATCTTCACAACCCGGCGATTCGGTTGCCGGTGATGCGCTTGATTTTGAGATTCCGGAGACTTGA
- a CDS encoding 3-keto-disaccharide hydrolase: MFRLALIGLFCANCLLSSEAFAQAKKGDKKFAVLDIKQVDEDFQYQGEYYGRIGVDCSWCGECALGLQVVARGDGKFIASLYNGGLPGNGWDRSDRQELTGTRDGIVLTLTNEEFRVQVMPGGIAEVRDLHGHLLGQLNKYQRSSITLGAKPPQGATVLFDGSSVDHFKNGKITEEGLLKEGTELKDTYRSFRMHVEFRLPYMPYATGQARSNSGLYLQSRYEVQVLDSFGLEGVENECGGLYKQKRADVNMCFPPLSWQTYDIAFVAPKFDADGKKIKNAFITVLHNGVPIHQDYSIVAKTGGGKQEGPELFPIKLQDHSNPVRFRNIWIVDLSDQPDPTYCHPCQSLLCDRSDN, translated from the coding sequence ATGTTTCGCCTTGCACTTATTGGGTTATTCTGTGCCAACTGTTTGCTGTCATCGGAAGCGTTTGCTCAGGCAAAAAAGGGTGATAAGAAGTTTGCCGTTCTGGATATCAAACAGGTTGACGAGGATTTCCAGTATCAAGGCGAATACTACGGCCGAATCGGCGTGGATTGCTCCTGGTGCGGCGAATGTGCCTTGGGTTTGCAGGTGGTTGCTCGCGGGGACGGAAAATTCATCGCCTCTCTTTACAATGGCGGCCTGCCTGGAAACGGCTGGGATCGATCCGACAGACAGGAATTAACGGGCACGCGTGATGGTATCGTGCTGACATTGACAAATGAAGAGTTCCGGGTTCAGGTCATGCCGGGTGGCATCGCTGAGGTACGCGATTTACACGGGCATCTGCTGGGACAGCTTAACAAATATCAACGGAGCAGCATCACACTGGGCGCAAAGCCCCCCCAGGGAGCCACTGTGCTGTTCGATGGCTCTTCGGTTGACCACTTCAAAAATGGCAAGATTACTGAGGAAGGTTTGCTGAAAGAAGGGACGGAGTTAAAGGACACGTATCGCAGTTTTCGGATGCATGTTGAGTTCCGTTTGCCTTATATGCCTTATGCCACCGGTCAGGCCCGCAGCAATAGCGGCCTGTATCTGCAGAGCCGATATGAAGTCCAGGTGCTGGATTCCTTCGGCCTGGAAGGGGTCGAAAATGAATGTGGTGGACTGTATAAGCAGAAACGCGCTGATGTGAATATGTGCTTCCCACCTCTCTCCTGGCAGACATACGATATTGCGTTTGTCGCTCCCAAATTTGATGCGGACGGTAAAAAGATCAAGAACGCATTCATTACTGTGCTGCACAACGGGGTCCCCATTCATCAGGATTATTCGATTGTTGCCAAAACTGGTGGCGGTAAGCAGGAAGGGCCGGAACTGTTCCCGATCAAGCTACAGGACCATTCCAATCCCGTTCGTTTTCGCAATATCTGGATCGTGGATTTGAGCGACCAGCCCGATCCGACCTATTGCCATCCCTGTCAGTCGCTGCTCTGTGATCGAAGTGACAACTAG